In the Rhinoderma darwinii isolate aRhiDar2 chromosome 13, aRhiDar2.hap1, whole genome shotgun sequence genome, one interval contains:
- the BCAS4 gene encoding breast carcinoma-amplified sequence 4 isoform X1 has protein sequence MTPPHRSTAPPVPDPSPYEPTDSWSRAQSLGFIHYWNIRTRTLSRPDPDIIYKRGPHKSQRYLQVQTGGIRTEDAAEYSDDLEGSIEEMLIRLDEFCAMMDMIRSETSLILEDRIPAIKFRVEEMNKIYCRVEKIEAFVKMVGYHVSYMEEEVIRAERDNLSFPQAVNRFLAGAPLPSFLRKNSKPHSAYQLPALYRTEDYFPASCK, from the exons ATGACCCCTCCTCACAGGTCAACAGCGCCGCCTGTACCTGACCCGTCACCGTATGAACCGACGGACAGCTGGAGTCGGGCGCAAAGTCTTGGATTTATTCATTATTGGAATATTAGGACTAGAACATTATCTCGTCCTGACCCGGATATAATCTACAA GAGAGGCCCCCACAAATCACAGCGCTATTTACAGGTACAGACAGGAGGAATCCGGACAGAAGATGCTGCTGAATACTCCGAT GACCTGGAGGGCTCCATAGAGGAGATGCTGATCCGCCTGGACGAGTTCTGCGCCATGATGGATATG ATCAGAAGTGAAACGTCACTCATCCTAGAAGACCGAATCCCAGCAATTAAATTCAGAGTGGAGGAAATGAACAAGATTTACTGTCGGGTGGAAAAAatagag GCGTTTGTGAAGATGGTCGGATATCATGTTTCGTACATGGAAGAAGAGGTGATCCGAGCAGAGAGGGATAACTTGTCCTTCCCACAAGCAGTAAACCGGTTCCTGGCAGGAGCTCCTCTCCCGTCTTTCCTGCGG AAAAATTCCAAGCCGCATAGCGCCTATCAGTTACCGGCGCTGTACAGGACAGAGGATTACTTTCCTGCAAGTTGCAAATAG
- the BCAS4 gene encoding breast carcinoma-amplified sequence 4 isoform X2: MTPPHRSTAPPVPDPSPYEPTDSWSRAQSLGFIHYWNIRTRTLSRPDPDIIYKRGPHKSQRYLQVQTGGIRTEDAAEYSDDLEGSIEEMLIRLDEFCAMMDMAFVKMVGYHVSYMEEEVIRAERDNLSFPQAVNRFLAGAPLPSFLRKNSKPHSAYQLPALYRTEDYFPASCK, from the exons ATGACCCCTCCTCACAGGTCAACAGCGCCGCCTGTACCTGACCCGTCACCGTATGAACCGACGGACAGCTGGAGTCGGGCGCAAAGTCTTGGATTTATTCATTATTGGAATATTAGGACTAGAACATTATCTCGTCCTGACCCGGATATAATCTACAA GAGAGGCCCCCACAAATCACAGCGCTATTTACAGGTACAGACAGGAGGAATCCGGACAGAAGATGCTGCTGAATACTCCGAT GACCTGGAGGGCTCCATAGAGGAGATGCTGATCCGCCTGGACGAGTTCTGCGCCATGATGGATATG GCGTTTGTGAAGATGGTCGGATATCATGTTTCGTACATGGAAGAAGAGGTGATCCGAGCAGAGAGGGATAACTTGTCCTTCCCACAAGCAGTAAACCGGTTCCTGGCAGGAGCTCCTCTCCCGTCTTTCCTGCGG AAAAATTCCAAGCCGCATAGCGCCTATCAGTTACCGGCGCTGTACAGGACAGAGGATTACTTTCCTGCAAGTTGCAAATAG